The Variovorax sp. S12S4 genome includes the window CACAAGCCAGATGCCGCCTTCATGCAACAGGCGGCCGATGATCGGCTGCTCGGGGCGCTCGACGATTTCGACCACCCGCCCCTCGGGACGACCGCGCCGGTCTTGCCGCACCACGCGCGCCTTGACGCGGTCTTTGTGCAGCACTGCACGCATCTCGTTCGGGGGCAAATAGATGTCGGCTTCGCCGTCGTCGCGCTGCACGAAACCGTGTCCGTCGCGATGTCCCTGAACAGTTCCTTCAAATTCATCCAGCAGACCGCTGGAGTGGCCATTATTTTTGATATGATTCTCTCTTTCCTGAAATTCAAAACATAACTGCTTCGGCAGCTATGTGGGCCCAGATGGCGGAATTGGTAGACGCACTAGTTTCAGGTACTAGCGAGTAACATCGTGGAGGTTCGAGTCCTCTTCTGGGCACCACCCCTACCAAGCTGAAACCCCTGTGAATCTGTGATTTACAGGGGTTTTTTCTTTTCCCTGGGAACATGATCGAGGGATGTTCTCCCTCACGAAAGCCGGTCACGGCCAAGGCAGGCCAGACCGACGGCAATTCGCCGCATTCGCCCACGCCATCGCAGTCCCGAAGCGGGAGTTTTTGCGAAACGGTTTTCGACGACACGGATTCGGACAAGTGGAACGGGCTTCGTCTCATGAAGTGATGCAGCAACCTGCTCACCGAGGAGCGGCTTTTCGCCATTCTGACGCAGTACATCGACGAATGATCGCGCACAGTCTCATGAAGCGCGGCAACCGAGTCAATACACCGCGTTGCCAGTAAAGGTGAACCGCAAACCCAACCTGATGAGCGCGGCGTTCAACTCGCTGCGATCACAAGATGGATCTGCGGAGTTGCGACAGGCCTTGGAGCCCGCCGTGCACCTTACCACGCCAAGGTTGCGACCCGATCCACCAATCGATCGTTCCCCCCTGCCGTCCGCCATACTCGAGCCGCCTGACCGCCCCTCCTCGTCCATGTCCATTTTCCAAAACATCCGACAGTGGGCTTCGCGGATCAAGCGCGACGCCGTCACGCTTTGGTTTGCCTACCGGCATCCCGGCACGCCCTGGTTCGCAAAGGCCCTTGCGGCCTTTGTGGTCGCGTATGCGCTGAGCCCGATCGATCTGATTCCAGATTTCATTCCGGTACTTGGCTATCTGGACGACGCCTTGCTGTTGCCTGGCCTGATCTGGCTGAACATCCGGCTCATTCCCACGGGCGTCCTCGAGGAATGCCGTGCCCGCGCGGACGCGTGGATGAAAGAGCAAGGCGCTAAGCCCCGGAGCATCGTCGGCGCGGTTCTCGTCCTTTCGATCTGGATCGCCGTCGGCGTTGCCTTATGGGCCTGGTTAAACACGCTGAACTAGCCGTATTACGGTACAGGCGACTCTCAGTCCTCAAAAAGTGTGGCGAAAGTCACACTTTTCCATCAATATGCTTCTAAAGGTAACTTGAAAACGCACAAAAGGTTACGTTTGGTTTGAAAATATGGGCATCAAACCTACTGGAAACCCATCGTGATCGCAGCATTCACCTTGTTAATCGGCATGTTCCTCGGCGCGTTGTTCATGAGCCTTCTGGTCATTTCGCGCTCGGATGACTGACAACCGCCGGGCCGTGGCCGCCCCGCCCAAGCCAATCGAAAAGCCCGCTTCCGCGGGCTTTTCTTTGAGTCTTGACTATGCAAATCAGGACAGAACGGCTCAGATCGGCAAAGCGATCAGATCGTGGCCTTCGGCACCCACGATGCGGGCCTTGGTGAACTCACCCACCTTGAGCGTCTTGCTGATCTTTTCGGGTGGCAGCAGGCGCACGGTGCCGTCGATCTCGGGCGCGTCGGCGTAGGTGCGGCCAACGCCGCCCTTGCGGCCCATGCCGGGCGCTGAATCCACCAGCACCTGCATCGTTGCGCCGATGCGCTGTTGCAGCTTGGCAATCGACACGGCTTCAGCCACTTCCATGAAGCGGGCACGGCGTGCTTCGCGCTCGGCCGCCGGCAGCATGCCGGGAATGTCATTGGCCGTCGCGCCTTCCACCGGACTGTAGGCAAAGCAGCCTGCCCGGTCGATCTGCGCCTCGCGAATGAAGTCGAGCAGGTGCTCGAACTCCTGCTCGGTCTCGCCGGGAAAGCCCGCGATGAAGGTGCTGCGGATCACGAGCTCTGGGCAGACTTCGCGCCAGCGCGCCAGGCGCTCCAGGTTCTTTTCGCCGCTGGCGGGCCGCTTCATGCGCTTGAGCACATCGGGGTGGCTGTGCTGCAGCGGCACGTCGAGGTAAGGCAGCACCTGCCCGCTCGCCATCAACGGAATGATTTCGTCCACGCTCGGGTATGGGTACACATAGTGCAGACGGACCCACGCGCCGTACGGCTCGGCAATTTCGCCCAGCGTGCGCACCAGTTCGAGCATGCGGGTCTTGACGGGCTTGCCGTCCCAGAACCCGGTGCGGTATTTCACGTCTACACCGTAGGCCGAGGTGTCCTGGCTGATCACCAGCAGCTCCTTCACGCCCCCCTCGAACAAGGCCTTGGCCTCGCCGAGCACGTCGCCGACCGGCCGCGACACCAAGTCGCCCCGCATCGAGGGAATGATGCAGAAAGTGCAG containing:
- a CDS encoding YkvA family protein, yielding MSIFQNIRQWASRIKRDAVTLWFAYRHPGTPWFAKALAAFVVAYALSPIDLIPDFIPVLGYLDDALLLPGLIWLNIRLIPTGVLEECRARADAWMKEQGAKPRSIVGAVLVLSIWIAVGVALWAWLNTLN
- the rimO gene encoding 30S ribosomal protein S12 methylthiotransferase RimO gives rise to the protein MSEVASPERTATPAAPKVGFVSLGCPKALTDSELILTQLSAEGYQTAKTFEGADLVIVNTCGFIDDAVKESLDTIGEALAENGRVIVTGCLGAKTGDQGGNLVRQMHPSVLAVTGPHATQEVMDAVHANLPKPHDPFVDLVPNTFGIAGLKLTPRHYAYLKISEGCNHRCTFCIIPSMRGDLVSRPVGDVLGEAKALFEGGVKELLVISQDTSAYGVDVKYRTGFWDGKPVKTRMLELVRTLGEIAEPYGAWVRLHYVYPYPSVDEIIPLMASGQVLPYLDVPLQHSHPDVLKRMKRPASGEKNLERLARWREVCPELVIRSTFIAGFPGETEQEFEHLLDFIREAQIDRAGCFAYSPVEGATANDIPGMLPAAEREARRARFMEVAEAVSIAKLQQRIGATMQVLVDSAPGMGRKGGVGRTYADAPEIDGTVRLLPPEKISKTLKVGEFTKARIVGAEGHDLIALPI